A region of Nitrospirota bacterium DNA encodes the following proteins:
- a CDS encoding ParA family protein, translating to MKKITAIVNQKGGTGKTTTVLNLGSAISILGKKVMLIDLDPHAGLTYALGIIAPEFTISDVFAGQKTLKEILVEKEGMYVAPSSTELADIELYLKDRPGRENYLLKNLAECSSKFDYILIDSPPSISILMLNALKAADELVVPMPMEVLSLEGLNGFMKTVGDCRSTFKKELPIKGIIAVRYDSRLKLSKEVLDYIKNNIDQNLFETKIRYNVRVAESPSHAQSVIHYAPSSNGAKDYMAFAKEFLKMK from the coding sequence GTGAAAAAGATTACAGCCATCGTGAATCAAAAAGGCGGGACCGGTAAGACTACTACTGTCCTGAACCTTGGGAGCGCCATTTCAATCCTCGGGAAAAAGGTTATGCTTATTGACCTTGATCCACATGCCGGACTAACTTATGCACTTGGAATTATTGCCCCAGAGTTCACCATATCCGATGTCTTTGCCGGTCAAAAGACACTGAAAGAGATACTAGTTGAAAAGGAGGGTATGTACGTTGCCCCTTCTTCAACAGAGCTTGCGGATATAGAGCTTTATTTGAAAGACCGGCCCGGAAGGGAAAACTACTTATTAAAAAATCTTGCTGAATGTAGTTCCAAGTTTGATTACATCCTTATTGACTCTCCGCCATCCATATCAATCCTGATGCTCAATGCCTTAAAAGCCGCTGACGAGCTGGTTGTACCCATGCCGATGGAGGTTCTTAGTCTTGAAGGCCTGAACGGTTTTATGAAAACAGTCGGGGATTGCAGAAGCACCTTTAAAAAGGAACTGCCTATTAAAGGAATCATTGCAGTCAGATATGACAGCCGTTTGAAACTGAGTAAAGAGGTATTGGACTATATCAAAAACAACATTGATCAGAATCTGTTTGAGACAAAGATAAGATACAATGTTCGCGTCGCAGAATCACCATCCCATGCACAAAGCGTAATTCACTATGCACCATCTTCAAACGGGGCAAAAGATTACATGGCCTTTGCAAAAGAATTTTTAAAGATGAAGTAG
- a CDS encoding response regulator translates to MNVLIIDDSHYMSRALTHVLESDKEIKVVAVAVDGEDALHKIEEQNPDVILLDIDMPGNEGPDVLAYLMAAHPVPVIILSKDSEADRKLTIRYLKNGAVDF, encoded by the coding sequence GTGAACGTTCTTATCATTGATGATTCACATTACATGAGCCGGGCTTTGACGCATGTTCTTGAATCAGATAAGGAGATAAAGGTTGTTGCTGTTGCAGTGGATGGGGAGGATGCTTTACATAAGATTGAAGAGCAAAATCCTGATGTAATTCTGCTTGATATAGACATGCCCGGGAATGAGGGGCCGGATGTGCTTGCATATCTTATGGCGGCCCATCCTGTACCGGTAATTATCCTGAGCAAGGATAGCGAGGCCGATAGAAAATTAACAATCCGATACCTCAAAAACGGTGCAGTGGACTTTTAG
- a CDS encoding sodium:calcium antiporter: MTYNLIILLVSLIVIVIAAEVFTNAIESLGAKLEFSEGVTGSIFAAVGTALPETMVPLVAIFAGNSAAIKEEVGVGAILGAPFMLSTLAMFLAGGAAYVFKRRRNRSYISPEYSGLKRDLEFFLFVFSLSFIVAFTPPAWRLLRIFVAILLVLTYFYYILETVKSSKALVNDGHATEESKNLYLSAIFKDHMLFVVVQLLVALSLIVAGAKGFVVGVEHLAGAFRIPVIALSLLIVPIATELPEKINSITWIRAGKDTIAIGNITGAMVFQGSLLPAIGIFLTPWTTNLTVTTSSIITILAGSWVYLLVRKRIKMTPPLFIVNGLLYIAFVIIVLTT; this comes from the coding sequence ATGACTTACAACCTGATAATTCTATTAGTATCCCTGATTGTTATTGTTATTGCCGCAGAAGTTTTTACCAATGCAATCGAATCTCTCGGTGCAAAGCTCGAGTTTTCAGAAGGCGTAACCGGGAGTATATTCGCCGCAGTCGGTACTGCCCTCCCTGAGACAATGGTACCTCTTGTTGCTATTTTTGCCGGAAACTCGGCAGCAATAAAGGAAGAGGTCGGTGTGGGTGCCATACTCGGTGCACCGTTCATGCTTTCTACTCTTGCCATGTTTCTTGCCGGCGGAGCGGCTTATGTTTTTAAGAGAAGACGGAACAGGTCATACATCTCTCCTGAGTATTCCGGTCTTAAACGGGACTTGGAGTTTTTTCTATTTGTTTTTTCACTGTCATTCATTGTTGCCTTTACACCGCCCGCATGGAGGCTTTTACGAATATTTGTAGCTATTCTGCTGGTACTGACCTATTTTTATTACATACTCGAGACTGTAAAATCCAGCAAGGCTCTTGTTAATGACGGTCATGCGACTGAGGAAAGTAAAAATCTTTATTTGTCTGCAATATTTAAAGACCACATGTTATTTGTTGTTGTCCAGCTTCTGGTTGCTCTCTCTCTTATTGTCGCAGGGGCTAAAGGGTTTGTAGTAGGCGTTGAACACCTTGCAGGGGCATTTCGTATTCCGGTGATAGCACTCTCTCTTTTGATAGTCCCCATTGCCACAGAGCTTCCTGAAAAGATAAACAGCATTACATGGATCAGGGCAGGTAAAGATACCATTGCTATCGGAAACATCACAGGGGCAATGGTGTTTCAGGGGAGTCTGCTTCCGGCAATCGGTATATTTCTCACACCCTGGACAACTAACCTTACAGTGACAACAAGCAGTATTATTACCATACTGGCAGGTTCGTGGGTATATCTGCTTGTCAGGAAAAGGATAAAAATGACCCCGCCGCTTTTCATTGTTAATGGTCTGCTATATATCGCATTTGTAATTATTGTGCTTACCACTTGA
- a CDS encoding chemotaxis protein CheB, with translation MYKIKRTSGINLQKTAFPSFKNAGLQQRTNSITQNKIVIIGASTGGPKAIETILSGLQREIPASVIIVQHLGKKLMPSFAERLSWMSSFDVSLAGDNDVIEPGRIMVAPGGFNTIIVQDEDKTRIAIAGRSKHFDDFPSIDTTMKSAANAYGKEVIGVLLTGIGDDGVKGLKAIKEAGGSTIVEEQSTCMVYGMPKAAIEAGVADEIISLPFIAEAIMKKLI, from the coding sequence TTGTACAAGATTAAGAGAACATCAGGAATAAACCTTCAGAAAACGGCATTCCCATCCTTTAAAAATGCAGGACTGCAACAAAGAACAAACAGCATTACCCAAAATAAGATTGTGATTATCGGGGCCTCCACAGGCGGGCCAAAGGCAATAGAAACAATACTGTCAGGGTTACAGAGAGAGATACCTGCTTCAGTAATAATAGTTCAGCATTTGGGGAAAAAACTTATGCCGTCATTTGCAGAAAGGCTAAGCTGGATGAGTTCCTTTGATGTCTCGCTTGCAGGGGATAATGATGTTATAGAGCCGGGAAGAATAATGGTCGCACCCGGCGGTTTTAACACAATAATCGTACAAGATGAGGATAAGACAAGGATAGCCATTGCCGGCAGGTCCAAGCATTTTGATGATTTTCCTTCAATTGATACAACAATGAAATCAGCGGCCAATGCTTATGGCAAAGAGGTCATCGGCGTCCTGTTAACTGGAATAGGTGATGACGGTGTAAAGGGCCTGAAGGCTATAAAAGAGGCAGGCGGCAGCACAATCGTTGAGGAGCAGTCCACCTGCATGGTCTACGGCATGCCCAAAGCCGCCATTGAAGCCGGCGTAGCCGACGAAATAATCTCCCTGCCGTTTATAGCAGAGGCGATAATGAAGAAACTAATTTGA
- a CDS encoding GAF domain-containing protein, whose protein sequence is MKVNELDVQTDLSLLKSELARKELEIASLRDKLHEHRNQQTEIEDERRALLYMLEDLNESSSKITMAQKEWIGTFDSISDPIFIHDEDFRIIKANTEYQKISETPFGEIIGQPYYYIFPKLFGPQGICHKEHELSESEEELEVPSISKVFKVKSYLLKQNEREHKYFIHVIEDITELKGAYQTLKQETEINTHLLMIAEATAQLTDINKLMQRVLHCMFNILKNDISLSYLYDDEANCFRPLESYNLDKKAVSLFRTEAIDKNLEYVKWALKLKEAVIIPPPFDMTIKTKNKHHSRPQSKPIEVLTWIEKNSTLIFIPLISKDSILGLVICVFKNHREFSERDRKLLQGLSHQITTALEQARLYRSSMEKTIELSHKIEAIQIMHETDRTILSTLEPQDILDTTVRMIGRLIPCDRMTVVLVNKEQQIFEVAAAFGTSFAKKGFFVKFTDTITKEVLDTGRPQYNQNLLHIKSPLLLEKLLIEDGFLSDIRVPLTVKGEVTGIISLGSKRQAAFTPSDLKTLENLTSQIGIAMENSRLVSDLEDLFMGVVTALSSAIDAKSTWTSGHSKRVTKYAGDIAKEMGLSEKDLRDIELTGLLHDVGKIGTYEAILDKPGKINDEEIRIMRSHPSKGAEILSPIKFLYNVIPAIKHHHEYYNGTGYPDGLQGEDIPPLHARILAVADTVDAMGAERPYRKGRSIEVIVDELKRCSGTQFDQGVVAAFLRTLE, encoded by the coding sequence ATGAAAGTGAATGAATTAGATGTCCAAACTGATCTCTCTCTCCTCAAATCTGAGCTTGCACGGAAGGAGCTTGAGATTGCTTCTTTACGGGACAAACTGCATGAGCATCGCAATCAACAGACGGAAATTGAGGATGAACGCCGTGCACTTTTGTATATGCTTGAGGACCTTAATGAGTCGTCATCAAAGATTACGATGGCTCAGAAGGAGTGGATTGGGACGTTTGATTCCATCTCTGACCCTATATTTATACACGATGAAGATTTCAGGATAATCAAGGCAAATACGGAGTATCAGAAGATTTCAGAAACCCCTTTCGGGGAAATTATCGGTCAGCCGTATTATTATATCTTTCCTAAGTTATTCGGCCCGCAGGGCATCTGCCATAAAGAGCATGAGTTATCTGAGTCTGAAGAAGAGCTTGAAGTCCCATCAATATCAAAGGTTTTTAAGGTTAAGTCATATCTTTTGAAACAAAATGAAAGAGAACATAAATATTTCATCCATGTTATAGAGGACATTACAGAGCTGAAGGGTGCATATCAGACATTAAAACAGGAGACGGAGATCAACACTCACCTGCTTATGATTGCAGAGGCAACGGCACAGTTGACTGATATTAATAAATTAATGCAGCGTGTCCTTCATTGCATGTTTAATATCCTGAAGAATGACATTAGCCTTTCATACCTCTATGATGATGAGGCAAATTGCTTCAGGCCGTTAGAGTCATATAATCTTGACAAAAAGGCGGTCTCCCTTTTCAGGACTGAGGCAATTGATAAAAACCTTGAATACGTAAAATGGGCATTGAAATTAAAAGAAGCGGTTATCATACCTCCGCCGTTTGATATGACTATAAAGACGAAAAATAAGCACCATAGCCGGCCGCAGTCCAAACCCATTGAGGTTCTAACATGGATTGAAAAAAATAGTACCTTAATTTTTATCCCTTTGATAAGTAAAGATAGTATCCTTGGGCTTGTGATTTGTGTTTTTAAGAACCATAGAGAGTTCAGCGAAAGGGACAGGAAGCTTTTACAGGGCTTATCACACCAGATTACAACAGCCCTTGAGCAGGCGAGGCTCTACAGGAGTTCAATGGAAAAGACAATTGAACTCTCTCATAAGATTGAGGCTATTCAGATAATGCATGAGACTGACAGGACTATTCTGTCAACACTTGAACCGCAGGACATACTTGACACGACAGTAAGGATGATCGGAAGACTTATCCCATGCGATAGGATGACTGTTGTTTTAGTTAATAAAGAGCAACAGATTTTTGAAGTAGCGGCCGCCTTTGGGACATCATTTGCCAAAAAAGGTTTTTTTGTAAAGTTTACAGATACCATTACAAAGGAGGTGCTGGATACAGGCAGGCCGCAGTACAATCAGAATCTTCTTCATATAAAATCCCCGCTTTTGCTTGAAAAGCTGCTTATCGAAGATGGTTTCTTATCTGACATCAGGGTTCCGCTGACAGTTAAAGGCGAGGTTACAGGGATTATATCCTTAGGTTCAAAACGGCAGGCGGCCTTTACTCCTTCTGATCTAAAAACATTAGAGAATCTCACCTCCCAGATTGGGATAGCAATGGAGAATTCAAGGCTCGTTTCAGACCTCGAAGACCTCTTTATGGGCGTGGTTACTGCATTATCATCTGCAATAGATGCAAAATCTACATGGACCTCAGGTCATTCTAAAAGGGTTACAAAGTATGCCGGGGATATTGCTAAAGAGATGGGGCTGTCTGAGAAAGATTTACGGGATATAGAATTAACAGGTCTGCTTCATGATGTCGGAAAGATTGGCACTTACGAGGCAATACTTGATAAGCCGGGAAAAATTAATGATGAAGAGATAAGGATTATGAGGTCTCATCCGTCAAAAGGTGCAGAAATCCTGTCGCCGATAAAATTTCTCTATAATGTCATACCCGCCATAAAACACCACCATGAATACTATAACGGCACCGGTTATCCTGACGGCTTGCAGGGAGAAGATATCCCCCCCTTACACGCAAGGATACTTGCAGTAGCAGACACAGTGGATGCAATGGGTGCAGAAAGGCCGTACAGGAAAGGCCGTTCGATTGAGGTCATAGTTGATGAGCTGAAAAGGTGTTCAGGCACACAGTTCGATCAGGGGGTAGTGGCGGCGTTTTTGAGGACGTTGGAATAA
- a CDS encoding chemotaxis protein CheW, which yields MNEENNLQEEIEKDQYLIFTIRSQEYAIQAMRVREISAIPAVTQVPTAPPYIDGILNLRGQLATVINFRRKFQFEHKEKDEDTRVIIVEHGGFPIGVSVDSVEEVIRIPDERIQTLPEEATTAMSREYITGVAMLEKRLIIILNTDKLLSNSEMTEVKAASGQNIQMPELQEA from the coding sequence ATGAATGAAGAGAACAATCTGCAGGAGGAAATTGAAAAGGACCAGTATCTTATCTTTACAATCAGGTCACAGGAATATGCTATACAGGCTATGCGGGTCAGAGAAATATCAGCCATACCGGCGGTTACCCAGGTCCCCACAGCCCCGCCTTATATAGACGGCATCCTGAACCTCCGTGGACAGCTTGCAACAGTTATTAACTTTCGTAGAAAATTCCAATTTGAACACAAGGAAAAGGATGAAGATACACGGGTAATTATTGTTGAACACGGCGGCTTCCCCATAGGCGTGTCCGTGGACAGCGTGGAAGAGGTAATAAGGATACCTGATGAGAGGATACAGACATTGCCTGAAGAGGCCACCACAGCCATGTCGAGGGAATACATAACCGGTGTAGCCATGCTTGAAAAGAGACTCATTATCATACTCAACACAGATAAACTCTTATCAAATAGCGAGATGACAGAGGTAAAGGCGGCAAGCGGACAGAACATCCAGATGCCTGAGTTACAGGAGGCGTGA
- a CDS encoding HAMP domain-containing protein, giving the protein MEDEPYFVKEPEGGKRHGGIPPSLMPMLLRALRAAKNGDFTTRLPEDERFGEVAVVFNELIGINQGITNEIMRISKAIGEEGKLTERASLSGIQGAWMLNIESFNSLINAMAQPTTEVGRVITAVAEGDLSKKMRMEIEGKPLKGEFARIGTIVNTMVGQLGLFASEVTRVSKEVGTEGKLGGQAKVEGIAGTWKELTYNVNAMASSLTSQVRDIAKVTTAVANGDMSQKITVEAKGEILQLKETVNKMVDQLSAFASEVTRVAREVGTDGKLGGQAEVKGVAGTWKELTDNVNMMANNLTSQVRNIADVTTAVANGDLSKKITVEVKGEMLELKDTINTMVDQLNAFASEVTRVAREVGVDGKLGGQAQVKGVAGTWKELTDNVNMMANNLTSQVRNIASVTTAVATGDLSKKITVEAKGEILELKNTVNIMVDQLNAFASEVTRVAREVGAEGKLGGQAEVRGVGGTWRELTENVNMMASNLTSQVRNIASVTTAVANGDLSQKITVEAKGEIRQLKDTINRMVDQLNGFASEVTRVAREVGTDGKLGGQAEVKGVGGTWKDLTDNVNMLVSNLTNQVRNIASVATAVANGDLSKKITVEARGEIMELKNTINTMVDQLNGFASEVTRVAREVGTDGKLGGQAEVKGVGGTWKELTENVNMMASNLTSQVRNIAGVTTAVANGDLSQKIVVDARGEILELKNTINGMVDNLNTIIGEINDVMAMVGEGNLTKMIEVKALGEFNSMVDGINGTMESLRGIVTELREAGINIGSVSQNMLSAGQEMNAMVTQLSSSVGQIAEGAKGQASQIAAASKESEGVGKTASNTLGQAESMNEAAEVANRAAAEGGKAMGETIKYTDLMLDGSKESVARIESLSKSSEQIQEIVEVIRDIATQTNILAINAAIEAVRAGKL; this is encoded by the coding sequence ATGGAAGATGAGCCGTATTTTGTAAAGGAGCCGGAGGGCGGCAAAAGGCATGGGGGTATACCCCCTTCTCTGATGCCCATGCTGTTAAGGGCATTGAGGGCGGCAAAGAACGGGGACTTTACAACGAGACTGCCTGAGGATGAGAGATTCGGTGAGGTAGCTGTTGTCTTTAATGAATTGATAGGGATTAATCAGGGGATTACAAATGAGATTATGAGGATAAGCAAGGCAATCGGTGAAGAGGGTAAACTTACTGAGCGAGCATCCCTCTCAGGAATTCAAGGGGCATGGATGCTGAACATAGAATCATTTAATTCCCTTATAAACGCAATGGCACAGCCGACTACTGAGGTTGGAAGGGTAATTACCGCGGTTGCTGAAGGTGACCTTTCAAAAAAGATGCGTATGGAAATCGAGGGTAAGCCTTTAAAAGGCGAGTTCGCACGGATTGGAACAATAGTGAATACAATGGTCGGCCAGTTGGGGTTATTTGCTTCTGAGGTAACTCGTGTTTCCAAAGAGGTCGGCACAGAAGGCAAACTCGGCGGCCAGGCAAAGGTAGAGGGGATAGCCGGTACATGGAAGGAATTAACATATAATGTCAATGCAATGGCAAGCAGTCTGACATCTCAGGTCAGGGATATTGCAAAGGTGACAACAGCGGTTGCAAACGGCGATATGTCGCAAAAGATTACAGTTGAGGCTAAAGGCGAGATACTCCAATTAAAGGAAACAGTAAATAAAATGGTTGACCAGCTCAGTGCCTTTGCATCAGAGGTTACGCGTGTTGCAAGAGAGGTAGGCACAGACGGTAAACTTGGCGGCCAGGCTGAGGTTAAAGGTGTTGCAGGTACATGGAAGGAACTCACAGACAATGTGAATATGATGGCAAACAACCTTACCAGTCAGGTGCGAAATATTGCAGATGTAACAACAGCGGTTGCAAACGGCGATCTCTCCAAAAAGATTACAGTTGAGGTTAAGGGTGAGATGCTTGAGTTGAAGGATACGATTAATACAATGGTTGACCAGCTCAATGCCTTTGCCTCAGAGGTTACGCGTGTTGCAAGAGAGGTAGGTGTGGATGGGAAGCTCGGCGGTCAGGCACAGGTAAAGGGTGTTGCAGGGACATGGAAGGAGCTGACAGACAATGTGAATATGATGGCAAATAACCTCACCAGCCAGGTGAGAAATATTGCGAGCGTTACAACAGCAGTTGCTACAGGTGACCTCTCAAAGAAGATTACAGTAGAGGCCAAGGGGGAGATACTGGAACTCAAGAATACCGTCAATATAATGGTTGATCAGTTAAATGCATTTGCCTCAGAGGTTACACGTGTTGCAAGAGAGGTTGGTGCAGAAGGAAAACTTGGCGGACAGGCTGAGGTGCGCGGTGTAGGCGGTACGTGGCGTGAACTTACAGAGAACGTGAATATGATGGCATCCAACCTTACAAGCCAGGTGAGAAATATTGCAAGTGTTACAACAGCGGTTGCAAATGGTGACCTGTCTCAGAAGATTACAGTTGAGGCAAAAGGAGAGATCCGCCAGTTAAAGGATACGATTAACAGGATGGTTGACCAGCTCAATGGCTTTGCCTCAGAGGTTACGCGTGTTGCAAGGGAGGTTGGTACTGACGGTAAACTCGGTGGTCAGGCGGAGGTCAAGGGCGTGGGCGGTACATGGAAAGACCTTACGGATAATGTAAATATGCTTGTCTCTAATCTTACCAACCAGGTCAGAAATATCGCGAGCGTTGCAACAGCAGTTGCAAATGGTGACCTCTCAAAGAAGATTACGGTTGAGGCAAGAGGCGAAATAATGGAGCTGAAGAATACTATAAATACAATGGTTGATCAGCTCAATGGCTTCGCCTCAGAAGTAACTCGTGTTGCAAGAGAGGTCGGCACTGACGGAAAACTCGGCGGACAGGCTGAGGTAAAGGGTGTTGGCGGTACGTGGAAGGAGCTTACAGAGAATGTCAACATGATGGCATCCAACCTTACCAGCCAGGTGAGAAATATCGCGGGTGTTACAACAGCGGTTGCAAATGGTGACCTGTCTCAGAAGATTGTGGTTGATGCAAGGGGTGAGATACTTGAGTTAAAGAATACCATTAACGGCATGGTTGATAACCTGAATACGATTATAGGTGAGATCAATGATGTAATGGCCATGGTTGGTGAAGGTAACCTTACAAAGATGATTGAGGTAAAGGCACTCGGTGAATTTAATTCCATGGTTGACGGAATTAACGGTACTATGGAGAGTCTGCGCGGTATTGTAACAGAGCTAAGGGAGGCAGGTATCAATATAGGCTCTGTTTCACAGAACATGCTCAGTGCAGGACAGGAGATGAATGCAATGGTTACACAGTTGTCGTCTTCAGTCGGTCAGATTGCCGAGGGTGCGAAGGGGCAGGCTTCGCAGATAGCCGCGGCATCCAAGGAGTCTGAAGGGGTCGGCAAGACAGCATCAAATACGCTGGGTCAGGCAGAGAGCATGAACGAGGCCGCAGAGGTTGCAAACAGGGCTGCTGCAGAGGGCGGCAAGGCAATGGGAGAGACCATCAAATATACTGACCTCATGCTTGACGGTTCAAAAGAGTCAGTTGCAAGGATTGAGTCCCTCAGTAAGAGCAGTGAGCAGATTCAGGAGATTGTAGAGGTTATCCGGGATATTGCCACCCAGACAAACATCCTTGCCATCAATGCGGCTATTGAGGCCGTGCGTGCAGGGAAACTATGA
- a CDS encoding chemotaxis protein CheC, whose protein sequence is MSVKTVTKERIEFMEDRLSIAADKAAHALSQMLKCRVDVNMSSLHITDLPGLPGIVEDPKTQVVGVRMNMFGDLKGEVFFLIYEKDKDSLMQQINDATFGEGAGVGLDISILEEVGNIVAGVYLTTIYEIARLNVYHSIPSVAMDMFSSLIDESIAEESMASPQIVMIENLFTVTKESIKTFLLLLIPSSNYVNVFLDAVERAENR, encoded by the coding sequence ATGAGTGTGAAAACTGTGACAAAAGAAAGGATTGAGTTTATGGAAGATAGACTAAGCATTGCCGCTGATAAGGCCGCACATGCCCTGAGCCAGATGCTGAAATGCAGGGTTGATGTGAATATGTCTTCCTTACATATAACTGACCTGCCGGGCCTGCCGGGTATTGTGGAAGATCCCAAAACCCAGGTTGTGGGTGTCAGGATGAATATGTTCGGAGACCTCAAGGGTGAGGTCTTTTTTCTTATCTATGAGAAAGATAAGGACTCACTGATGCAGCAGATTAATGATGCAACCTTTGGAGAGGGCGCTGGTGTTGGATTAGATATATCCATTCTGGAAGAGGTTGGTAACATAGTGGCAGGGGTTTACCTTACAACCATATACGAAATAGCCAGGCTGAATGTTTATCACTCTATCCCATCGGTTGCAATGGATATGTTCTCATCACTTATAGATGAATCCATTGCTGAGGAGAGTATGGCAAGCCCGCAAATAGTGATGATTGAGAACCTGTTTACAGTTACAAAGGAGAGTATAAAAACATTTTTACTCCTCCTTATCCCGTCATCAAATTATGTGAATGTGTTTCTGGATGCCGTTGAACGTGCGGAGAATCGGTAG
- the thiS gene encoding sulfur carrier protein ThiS: MQVKINGKAEDIQEKTILDILRSKNVEPRMVAVEVNTELIEREQYETTFLKEGDEIEFLYFMGGGIN, from the coding sequence ATGCAGGTTAAGATAAATGGAAAGGCTGAGGATATTCAGGAAAAGACGATACTTGATATTCTGAGGTCTAAGAATGTTGAACCGAGGATGGTGGCTGTTGAGGTGAACACTGAACTGATTGAACGTGAACAATATGAAACTACTTTCTTAAAAGAAGGCGATGAGATTGAGTTTCTCTATTTCATGGGGGGAGGCATTAATTAA
- a CDS encoding chemotaxis protein CheA → MPEETTDMDFKIFLHEYLDDAKEGFQKANTALLEFEKDYSHKERLDELMRVFHTLKSSSAMLDFKDIAELAHAVENLVDRIKKGEVLVSQGSLDIVFEGVDILEKMMLIKEKGTGENESLLGQQVAELWNKITESEKESSNTIAAKQQASVHGSVRSIPLIEKIEKVKVDVKLLDDLFNLVGEIIINKNRVNNLISGSVNKELKATLADQDRKINQLREFVSSARMVTVDEILQKFPRMVRDLARAQNKDIEMVIEGREIEIDKSVLDSITEPLLHLLRNSVDHGIETREERQKGNKKIRGTIKLACRRTENNIVIDVEDDGKGIDIDNIRDIALTRGIIQKDDLEVLEDKDIINILFKPGFSTSAEITGLSGRGVGLNVVKTVARELGGIVEVATEKEKGTRFSLTLPVTTTVVRTLIIGVDGHSYAIPASIVLEILKVDSTSIKDVGDGRVFMRGEEVLPYVWLGKVLGLSDFKEGELTIVLIQRGDSFTGLGVDIVIDQMDSIVKPLDRLARDFRGFSGGIVLGDGSVVLLLDIPTLLNFKTVQKERFVI, encoded by the coding sequence ATGCCGGAAGAAACTACGGACATGGATTTTAAGATATTTTTACATGAATATCTGGATGATGCTAAGGAGGGGTTTCAGAAGGCTAATACTGCCCTGCTGGAATTTGAGAAGGATTATAGTCATAAGGAGCGGCTGGATGAGCTGATGAGGGTGTTTCATACGCTCAAGAGTTCTTCTGCAATGCTGGATTTTAAAGATATTGCTGAACTTGCTCATGCAGTGGAAAATCTGGTTGACCGCATAAAAAAAGGTGAGGTTCTTGTTTCGCAGGGTAGTCTCGATATTGTATTTGAGGGCGTTGATATATTGGAAAAGATGATGCTTATTAAGGAGAAAGGGACAGGCGAGAATGAATCTTTACTGGGCCAACAGGTTGCTGAATTATGGAATAAGATCACGGAATCGGAAAAGGAGTCTTCAAATACCATAGCCGCCAAACAACAGGCATCAGTGCATGGAAGTGTACGCTCTATCCCGTTAATAGAAAAGATTGAGAAGGTGAAGGTAGATGTTAAGTTACTGGATGATCTCTTTAATCTGGTTGGTGAGATAATTATAAATAAGAACCGTGTTAATAATCTCATCTCAGGCTCTGTAAATAAAGAGTTAAAGGCTACGCTTGCCGACCAGGACAGGAAGATTAATCAGCTTCGTGAGTTTGTTTCATCGGCAAGGATGGTGACTGTTGATGAGATATTGCAGAAATTTCCGAGGATGGTCAGAGACCTTGCAAGGGCACAGAACAAGGATATTGAGATGGTGATTGAGGGGAGGGAGATTGAGATAGATAAATCCGTTCTTGATTCAATAACTGAACCGCTCCTGCATCTTTTGAGGAATTCTGTTGACCATGGGATTGAGACAAGAGAGGAGAGGCAGAAGGGGAATAAAAAGATAAGGGGTACAATCAAACTCGCCTGTCGAAGGACTGAGAACAATATTGTTATTGACGTTGAAGATGACGGTAAGGGGATTGATATAGATAATATAAGGGATATTGCCCTGACGAGGGGCATTATACAAAAAGATGATCTGGAGGTGCTTGAGGATAAGGATATTATTAACATACTTTTCAAACCCGGATTCAGTACGTCAGCAGAGATAACAGGTCTGTCCGGCAGAGGGGTCGGGCTTAATGTAGTAAAGACTGTGGCAAGAGAACTTGGCGGGATTGTTGAGGTTGCTACTGAGAAGGAAAAGGGTACAAGATTTTCATTAACACTGCCTGTAACAACAACGGTTGTTCGCACCCTTATCATCGGTGTTGACGGACACTCCTATGCTATCCCTGCGAGTATTGTGCTTGAGATTTTGAAGGTTGATTCTACAAGTATAAAAGATGTGGGAGATGGGCGTGTATTCATGAGGGGTGAAGAGGTCCTTCCGTATGTGTGGCTCGGTAAGGTACTCGGTCTTTCGGATTTCAAAGAAGGGGAGCTGACTATTGTGCTTATTCAGCGGGGCGACAGTTTTACAGGCCTCGGCGTTGATATTGTAATTGACCAGATGGACAGTATTGTCAAGCCGCTTGACCGGCTGGCCAGGGATTTCAGGGGATTTTCCGGCGGGATCGTACTTGGAGACGGCAGTGTAGTTCTGCTGTTGGATATACCAACCCTGTTGAACTTTAAGACAGTTCAGAAAGAGAGGTTTGTGATATGA